The Manihot esculenta cultivar AM560-2 chromosome 8, M.esculenta_v8, whole genome shotgun sequence genomic interval AGGCTATAATagaaatcttttaatttatccAAAATTTAATGAATCAAACTCAAcatattaaaaagttataaattaAATGTATCGACTGTTTATCTCCTTTATCtatataagattttatttttcaagtgAATGATGAATATGAAAAGTCATTAAATCTTAGTGAATATTGTCACGTTTCTTGCTAAAAAACTCAGTAATTTCGTCTTTCAGCCAGTTGGACTTGAGGAAGCTCCAAGGGTCAGTAACAatatacattatttttaattatttatttaatttatactcTTATCAAAATTTTTACATCTGTCATTGCAATCCTTAGTGTCTTGGTCAAAAGAGGCTACCTTAGCTTAACTAAATAACTACCAAAAAAGGAGGCTATGAGGCAGAAAACCAAAGAGCCACCGTCTAGCCACCACTTGTGGACGATCCACCATAGTCCAGATCAAAAGTGCCTCCAAAATctacagaaaaaataaaaaccagAAAAGATAATGCATCCACACAAAAAACCCTTTCATTGAGACCTCAGCTGCAACAAAAACGAAGCTAAAACCCTATATCTACAACTCCGCCCCACGGTGGAGAGAGAGCCCACGGCCAAACAAAGAGGAGAAGAGGCCCTCTCCTGCCCAGAGGGCAGAGGAAGGCCAACGAGAACAGCAGAAGAAGAGCCTAAAGTTCAATAAAAGGAACTCTGTCGCAAAGAAAAAACTCTTTTcccttttattataataataataataataatatttcataataatttgttttctttttcgcAGCATGGAAGACAAAAAGCAGTATCATAGTTTCCGCAGTATATATCGACAGAGTTTCATTATTGAAATTTGaagataattataattatcaaGAATAAGAACTCAATCATTTAGCACTCAAAGCTCGCCTCCACAAAAATTcagcatttaaaattaatcgCAGGAAGATCAGGCTTCTTCTCCGAATTCTTAGAAATCCGACTCCCAAAAAGCACGAACCCAACGGCATGGCCGGCGACGGCAACAAGGAAAACACCGCCGTTAAAAGACATGACCGCAAGCATCACCAAGTAAGACAGTCCAGAACGCACCGCATACATGCCAGCCCGAAAGAACCCCGCAGCGACCTTATTCGTTCCGGGCTTGATGATGCTGCAATAATTGAACCACTCAACGATCACCGCCAGAGTGAAGACGAAGATCAAGGCCAAAGCGTACATGCCAGAGCTGGAACCAGGCCAGCCCTTGAAGAGAATTTCGGTTTTGTGACCCCAGTAGAAGGTCATGTGGGCGATGGCCCTGTGGTGGACGTGAATGCCGCCGCCGCCGGTGGTGTTCCAGGCCTCTGTTAATGGCATGATGGTGTCGTCTCCCATGTAATAGTGAGTGAGTTGGTGAGGTTTGTGAAGTGGAGGAGGGTATAAATCAACAGCAAGAGAGTGGGAATTGTGTCTAGTGGTGGTGCGACAGTGGGTTGGTGAAATTCCTTGCTTGATGCTTTGTACATTTTGGACGCTTTTGCGGCCGCGGGACGTACATGAAAAGAGGCTGGCTCCGTTTTGAAAACTTCAGGTTTCTTCTGTTCTGTTCTATTCTGTTTTGGTTTTAACTTGAGCCAGGCTGTTTCCAACCCTGTACTTTTATTCAATTATGAAATAAGgctaattcaatttttttactaattaaattcaCCTATTTTTATTTAGGTATCAAATaagttttgatataatttaataatattgttttatataacaaaattattattttttataatttggaataaaaaattttaatattttaattaacataaaaataataaataattttaagattataaaagtaaaattttattataaaaataatattttattattaaaaaataataatttattattaaaaatattattatattagttTATGACTTTTATGGCCCttaagtaaaaatataaaaatttaattgattaaaaaaataaattaaatttatttcgcTGTTGAGTAAAGTTTAATCAGAATTATTTCTAttctcaaattcaaattaaatattaataaatttaaatttaaattttatttattggacGGACAAATTTTGTTTaatatcttaatattttttatttttaaatactaaaaaaccatcaataaaacatatattttttaagagagaactcattttttaaaatttgaaaattttattaatatggcTAAATTTCTGTGCATAAATTCATTAGTATTCTTAACTTTTTAGTATCACATCTAAAtaatgtaataaattattttttagaaactatttaattgaaaaaatatttcaacatataaataatttttcaacaaATAAATGGAATGcgccttaatttttataaagtcaaatttcaaacaaactcataaataatttaatttattaaaattttaattggacCATGAGCGTAAACAAACCGCCTATAGTCAGGTCGCAAAGGTGGAGTTTTTTAGCAACGAAGGCATGAGGAGGGCAATTTTGGATTTGAATGCTGGGAAATATGCAATGACTCCTGAGGAAGCAATCCCTGGCCTGGATGAACAGTACTGAAATTTGGTAGGGCCACGTAATGATTTAGAGCCGattttaatttgtattttttctCAGACTGCTCTTGCACTTCTGACTACAAAGCCATGTGCTTGATTCCtttctaaaagaatttcttCTCAGGCAAGCTTGCTGGGATGCAAATTCTTGCCAATCCAGGTGTATTTTGCTTATTCCAGAgacttaaaaaaaatgaaattagtattttaataaatatatataattcaaaaaAGATTTTTCTAATGAGTGAAGTATTACATTTATTAGAATTTTAAAGtacaattatttattaatagtttTATATTAAGCATTATTGATATTACATAATACGATTTTTTTCCTAATGCTACATTCCACttgttataatttattaaataagattatttattgcaaagtttatattaaaaattattgacaTTGGATTTTCCTAATgagtaaatatatttaattattttattataatcgtgagaaattataaatatttaacttcACCAttcaaaagtaatattttttattatattgttattgttaatatttaattattttattataattgcaataaataaaaaatatttgattttattacttgatatttaaatttgttgttgtaaatataaattaacaaaatttctattattacttGATTAAAAagaagtaaatttattttattaagaaaataaattaaattttatagaaatttcatattttataccATAAATTTATAGTTAAGTAATTGTTGTCCCTTAAAACAATCTAagaggggtgaattgggtttataaaaaaaaaaattcagataaAGAGacacaaattaaaaagggagtAAGGAAGGTGAAGAAAAATCAGCATAATgttttatagaggttcagctatttTAAGCAAACGTTCTCTCCTCAAGATCCTCCTTAAGAGTTCAACTTCACTATTTAATCTCCTTTGGGTGAAAATTAAAATCCCTTATAATTCTATAGCAAAAATCTTGTtcttttacaaatctctttttctcaCAAGAGCAATCTTTTACTCAAAATCACACCCATCACAATTAATTCACTCAACAACTTTCACTCAGTCTTAAAACtcaaaccaattacaactcaagacaGATTTTCAAGGAATTAATGCTAtagctcaaggttttgagagagagaaagtgaaaaagactttaatctcaataagtgtttgcttagatggttgttgtatccTTTTCAGATCAAAAacacattatatttatatttctattataaatatggccgttggggatgtattaaatgcaaatagagccgtttgtgTACAGAAATAATCATTATATCGTACTcaaaaaaactcaggttcggcggccgaaccatttaaGGTAAGGAACATCattcttaaaattaaactttCGGTGGCCTAAagtctatgttcggcggctgaacatatgGGACTTTTGCATATGTCATTCACTTTCAAAAGCCGAAATTTTGCTTTAAGGGGGCATGTTGAAAACAAATATTCTGCGGCTTAAAGTTCATGTTCAGTGGCCAAACATATGGGATTTTTGCCTCTGTCTTTCACTTTCGGAAGCTGAAGTTTGCTTTTAGGGGGCATGTTGAAAaccaaagttcggcggcctaaagtccatgCTCAGCGACTGAATACGTaggacttttgcctctgtcATTCACTTTAGGAAGTCGAAGTTTAGACTTTAGGGagcaaaaattatttctttaaatatttgaaaaatcataatttaGGCTATGTAAattcatttttcaatccgtttgaatttttgcaacctatatttttagatcttttattttgataaaaaataatttcaaaatcactccttttgaaaaattttattttggtcCCTCAAAGTCAATTACTTAAAACTTGGCCATATTTAGAAAAAACTTTTAGGAATGAAAGAAAcattgagccatcacaattaattaattgaaattcacaatgcatAAATTGACAAtgcaaagaaaaattataatttgatccCTTTCTTCTGGTATGCTTTCAAAATtagcacttttcacttttgagaCTGAAGcgatttcattcattttaataAGGGACCTACAAGTTTAATACAAACACTTTTGAAGATTATTAGTAGCACACTAATTGTTTATTTATCATCAAAATAAGGATTAGAACATTTAGCtccaacaatctccccctttttgatgatgacaaacaattAGTGAATGATAAGATAATGATCACAAATGTAGTGTGTAGATTTTAAGAATTactcccccttaatgtgctccccctttaaaaaatactttatgctttatttaaaatttgagaagACACATAAGAgaggttttgactcaatgcaatgagatgtaatgaatcctatatgaatgaatgagcCTAAAACAAATGCATCTCAAGAAGAGCTATAATCACACACAATATTCATAATTCAAGAGagtcaaaatatatttaatccAAAAGAGTCAAATAGATATCAAGGTATCAGCAAAGTACTCTATCAACCAAATACTCCATAAACATCTAATATCCATAAATCTAAAAGagttaaataaatatcaagGTATCAACAAAGTATTCTATCAACAAAATgctccataaacatcatctaatATCCATAAATATCATCTAAAATGTACATATCTCTCCCTTTTgacatcataaaaaataaatgtaccAAAATACCAAAAGGGGAATAACAAGAGCATACTAGCAaaacaaacaaaactaaaaaatataacatatcATTGAGGAGGCTaaggaggtggcactccagccGACTGCTGAAGGAAGTACAGAATCTGTCTCTGCTGCTCTATAAGAGTCTGCTGCTGGTCAGTGAGTAGTCCTAACTGCTGCTCTATCTGAGTCTGGCAATAAGACATGTGACCAACCTGCAGCTCCAGACGACTCATGGCATCATAAAGATCATTTATAGTCCGAAAAGATATACCCTGCTCGGTAGACCTGCCTGTACTAGCATCTCCTCTAGGTGCCTGCTCTGTCTCTGGATCAGCAGGAGAACCATAATCTAACTCCTCCTCATCGTCAGAACCATCATGCGTCTGCGCTGATGCTCGTGCTGCTTTACGTgctgcaaaatctctcctagaattataaaaCTCATTGCCTCTC includes:
- the LOC110621378 gene encoding copper transporter 1; translation: MGDDTIMPLTEAWNTTGGGGIHVHHRAIAHMTFYWGHKTEILFKGWPGSSSGMYALALIFVFTLAVIVEWFNYCSIIKPGTNKVAAGFFRAGMYAVRSGLSYLVMLAVMSFNGGVFLVAVAGHAVGFVLFGSRISKNSEKKPDLPAINFKC